In Microvirga sp. 17 mud 1-3, the genomic window TGAATAACGTTACAGTCAAGCTACATTATTGCACGAAATGGCAATATAGTTTCGAAACCTTTGAAGCGCAGTGGTAGGCCATGTTGTCGGCGGGCCTGGCGAACATAAAATGCGAGCCATTCCGCAGCACCCTAAGGATTAACTACCTATTAACTCTAGGGCTCCTTCGACACGAACTCAGGGTCACGCGCGCCGGTGCACATGCCACCTTCCAGGCACCCGAAGCGTCCCCCGGACACGGGCTGATCCTGCCCTGCCGGTGACGGAGACCTCCAAACGCAAAAGGCCCTCCCGCCGGAGCGGGAGGGCCCGTTGGACCGATATAAGGTCGGTTCTTACTTCAGGGAAACGGACGATCCATCCTGCAGGACGATCCCCTTCACGCGGACCGTACCGGCCTTCGTGCCATTGGTGGCGAGACCGTTGGCCGACAGTCCGTTCGCGGAGAGCCCGTTTGTCGCGAGCCCGTTCGCCGAAAGGCCATTCATAGCCAAGCCGTTCATAGCCAAGCCGTTCATGGCCAAGCCATTGGCCGAAAGGCCATTTTGGGCCAAGCCGTTGGCCGTGAACGTCGCCCCCGCTTCCGTCGCCAGAAACAAACCGGCGGCGGCCGCGAGGATCGCGGCACTGGTGGAAAGACGCATGGTGATACTCCCTTTTGCAAGTGACGAAGGCCTCGCAAAGCGCGACCTTCATGCGGGAGTCATCATAAAGCGAATAATGTTACAGGAAAGACTTCCCGACCTTCGAAACGGTCGCGAATGGATTTCTACTGTGCAATAACGCACCTGTACTATATCTATAGTTGTAAAATACAACCCTTGGGCACAACCAGTTCATTGAGGCCCCGGCCTCAGCTCTCCAGCTAGGCCGGAATCGAATCCATAGCAGCCTGTCGCTCCACGGCACGGGACACATGGGCGACGGCCTCCCGCAGGGTCTCGAGGCCGGCGCCCGGCTTCAGCGCCTCAGTCGCAAGGTGCCGGCGGTAGGCCCTGGCGCCCGGGCGTCCGGTGAAGAGGCCGAGCATGTGCCGGGTCATGGAATGGAGGCGCTCGCCCTCCGCGAGCCGGGCGGCCACATAGGGCTCATAGGCCTCGACCGCCTCGAAGGCATCGGCCACCTGGGGAACCTCTCCATAAACCTCGCGGTCCACAGCCAGAAGAATCTCCGGCTCCTGATAGGCCGTCCGTCCCACCATCACGCCGTCCACGTGCTGCAGATGCGTCTGCACCTCCGCCATGGTCTTGATGCCGCCGTTGATCGCGATGGTCAGGCCCGGGCGGGCCTTCTTCAGCCGGTACACCCGGTCGTAATCGAGAGGCGGAACATCCCGGTTCTCCTTGGGCGACAGGCCCTGGAGCCAGGCCTTGCGGGCATGGACCGTCAGCTCGTCGCAACCGGCGGCCACCACCGCATCGGTCAGCCGGTCGAGGGCCTCTTCCGGGTCCTGCTC contains:
- the dusA gene encoding tRNA dihydrouridine(20/20a) synthase DusA, with the protein product MMQKFFTVAPMMEWTDRNCRAFHRVLSRRARLYTEMVTTGAVIFGPRERLLGFDPSEHPVAVQLGGSDPAELAKAARICAEFGYNEINLNVGCPSDRVQNGRFGACLMQEPELVGECVAAMKAAVALPVTVKCRIGVDEQDPEEALDRLTDAVVAAGCDELTVHARKAWLQGLSPKENRDVPPLDYDRVYRLKKARPGLTIAINGGIKTMAEVQTHLQHVDGVMVGRTAYQEPEILLAVDREVYGEVPQVADAFEAVEAYEPYVAARLAEGERLHSMTRHMLGLFTGRPGARAYRRHLATEALKPGAGLETLREAVAHVSRAVERQAAMDSIPA